Proteins from one Streptococcus mitis B6 genomic window:
- a CDS encoding aminoacyltransferase: protein MYRYQIGIPTLEYDQFVKEHELANVLQSSAWEEVKSDWEHEKFGVYREEKLLATASILIRALPLGYKMFYVPRGPILDYGDTELLSFVIQSIKSYARSKRAIFVTFDPSICLSQSLINQEKTEFPENLAIIDSLQQMGVRWSGKTEEMGDTIQPRIQAKIYKENFEEDKLSKSTKQAIRTARNKGVEIQFGGTELLESFSFLMKKTEKRKEIHLRNEAYYKKLLDNFKEDSYITLTSLDVSKRLRELEEQLEKNRVVAEKFNDATKPSKIQENIKEKERLEEEIDFLQGYMNMGKSNIPLAATLSLEFGTTSVNLYAGMDDDFKRYNAPILTWYETARYAFERGMVWQNLGGVENSLNGGLYHFKEKFNPTIEEYLGEFTMPTHPLYPLLRLALDFRKTLRKKHRK, encoded by the coding sequence ATGTACCGTTATCAAATTGGCATTCCCACATTAGAATATGATCAGTTTGTCAAAGAACATGAATTAGCCAATGTATTACAAAGCAGTGCTTGGGAGGAAGTTAAGTCTGACTGGGAACATGAGAAGTTTGGTGTTTACAGGGAAGAAAAATTACTGGCGACAGCTAGTATTTTGATTAGAGCTCTTCCGCTAGGCTATAAAATGTTTTACGTCCCAAGAGGACCTATATTGGATTATGGGGATACGGAACTCTTGAGTTTTGTCATTCAGTCCATTAAGTCTTATGCTCGTAGCAAGAGAGCTATTTTTGTGACTTTTGACCCAAGTATTTGCCTGTCTCAAAGTTTAATTAATCAGGAAAAGACAGAATTTCCTGAAAATCTGGCTATTATTGATAGTTTGCAACAAATGGGAGTAAGGTGGTCGGGAAAAACGGAGGAAATGGGAGACACCATTCAACCTCGTATTCAGGCGAAAATATACAAGGAAAATTTTGAAGAAGATAAACTTTCCAAGTCAACAAAACAGGCTATTCGAACAGCACGGAATAAGGGGGTAGAGATTCAATTTGGTGGAACTGAATTATTGGAGTCTTTTTCCTTTTTGATGAAAAAAACCGAGAAGCGGAAAGAGATTCATTTGAGGAATGAAGCCTATTATAAAAAATTATTGGATAACTTCAAAGAAGATTCCTATATCACGCTAACGAGTTTGGATGTTTCTAAGCGTTTAAGAGAATTAGAAGAACAGTTAGAAAAAAATAGAGTAGTTGCAGAAAAATTTAATGATGCAACCAAACCTTCAAAAATTCAGGAAAATATAAAAGAAAAAGAACGTTTAGAAGAGGAAATAGATTTCTTGCAGGGATATATGAATATGGGAAAATCAAACATTCCGTTAGCGGCTACTTTGAGTTTGGAATTTGGTACTACCTCTGTCAATCTATATGCTGGTATGGATGATGATTTTAAACGTTACAATGCACCAATTTTAACTTGGTATGAAACGGCTCGCTATGCCTTTGAGCGCGGTATGGTCTGGCAAAATTTAGGTGGTGTTGAAAACTCTCTCAATGGTGGACTTTATCATTTTAAGGAAAAATTTAATCCAACGATTGAAGAATATTTGGGTGAATTTACAATGCCCACTCATCCTCTCTATCCTCTGTTAAGACTTGCTCTTGATTTCCGTAAAACCTTAAGAAAAAAACATAGAAAGTAA